One stretch of Patagioenas fasciata isolate bPatFas1 chromosome 9, bPatFas1.hap1, whole genome shotgun sequence DNA includes these proteins:
- the DHX36 gene encoding ATP-dependent DNA/RNA helicase DHX36 isoform X1, with protein MRRVAAALRAGCRAAMSYEHRRDRGRGRGRGGDGGFSASSSSAGGHGGRGGGRGRHPSHLKGREIGLWYARKQGQKSKETDRQQRAVVRMDERREEQIVQLLNTVQTKNEKEQEAMSWWSGDEEGPAPEEPAKVKPDAEKAPVRQRPVLEKTFLDRDVEYLFEKNEQDTDLDEQLKEDLRKKKSDPRYIEMQRFREKLPSYGMRQELVNLINNNRVTVISGETGCGKTTQVTQFILDDYIERGKGSTCRIVCTQPRRISAISVAERVAAERAEACGNGKSTGYQIRLQSRLPRKQGSILYCTTGIVLQWLQSDKHLSSISHVVLDEIHERNLQSDVLMSIIKDLLNIRLDLKVILMSATLNAEKFSEYFDNCPMIHIPGFTFPVVEYLLEDVIEKLRYTPESSDRRPRWKKGFMQGHVSRPEKEEKEELYRERWPEYLRQLRGRYSASTIDALEMMDDDKVDLDLIAALIRHIVLEEEEGAILVFLPGWDNISTLHDLLMSQVMFKSDRFIIIPLHSLMPTVNQTQVFKKTPPGVRKIVIATNIAETSITIDDVVFVIDGGKIKETHFDTQNNISTMAAEWVSKANAKQRKGRAGRVQPGHCYHLYNGLRASLLDDYQLPEILRTPLEELCLQIKILKLGGIAYFLSKLMDPPSRDAVMLAINHLMELNALDRQEELTPLGVHLARLPVEPHIGKMILFGALFCCLDPVLTIAASLSFKDPFVIPLGKEKVADARRKELSKNTKSDHLTVVNAFTGWEETRRRGFRTEKDYCWEYFLSANTLQMLHNMKGQFAEHLLAAGFVNSRDPKDPKSNTNSDNEKLLKAVICAGLYPKVAKIRPSFSKKRKMVKVCTKTDGTVNIHPKSVNVEETEFHYNWLVYHLKMRTSSIYLYDCTEVSPYCLLFFGGDISIQKDKDQDTIAVDEWIVFQSPARIANLVKDLRKELDDLLQEKIENPHPVDWNDVKSRDTAVLTAIIDLITTQENESARNYAPRFPSERYS; from the exons ATGAGGCGGGTGGCGGCGGCGCTGCGAGCCGGCTGCCGGGCGGCCATGAGCTACGAGCACCGCCGGGACCGGGGCCGCGGCCGCGGCCGAGGCGGCGATGGCGGCTTCTCCGCCTCCTCCTCGTccgctgggggacacgggggccgcggcggcggccgggggcgCCACCCCAGCCACCTCAAGGGCCGCGAGATCGGGCTGTGGTACGCGCGGAAGCAGGGCCAGAAGAGCAAGGAGACGGACCGGCAGCAG AGAGCTGTTGTGCGTATGGATGAACGCAGGGAAGAGCAAATTGTGCAGCTGTTGAATACTGTCCAAACTAAAAATGAAAAGGAGCAAGAAGCCATGTCCTGGTGGTCTGGGGATGAAGAAGG ACCCGCTCCAGAAGAGCCTGCAAAAGTGAAACCAGATGCTGAAAAAGCTCCTGTGAGACAGAGACCAGTCTTAGAGAAAACGTTCCTTGATCGGGATGTGGAGTATCTCTTCGAAAAAAATGAGCAAGATACTGATTTAGACGAGCAACTTAAAGAAGACTTAAGAAAGAAGAAATCTGATCCAAGATACATTGAAATGCAG agatTCCGAGAGAAGCTTCCTTCATATGGGATGAGACAG GAACTTGTAAACCTTATAAACAACAACAGAGTAACTGTGATAAGTGGTGAAACCGGCTGTGGAAAGACAACCCAAGTCACACAGTTCATCTTGGACGATTACATCGAGCGAGGGAAGGGGTCGACGTGCAGGATCGTGTGTACGCAGCCCAGGAGGATCAGCGCTATCTCC gTGGCTGAGAGAGTTGCTGCAGAAAGGGCAGAAGCTTGTGGTAATGGCAAGAGCACAGGATACCAGATTCGGCTGCAGAG CCGGTTACCGAGGAAACAAGGTTCCATTTTATACTGTACCACAGGAATTGTCCTGCAGTGGCTCCAGTCAGATAA GCACTTGTCCAGCATTAGTCATGTAGTCCTTGATGAAATCCACGAGAGGAATCTTCAGTCAGATGTTTTAATGAGCATTATTAAAGATCTTTTGAATATTCGTTTGGATCTGAAAGTCATACTAATGAGTGCTACTTTAAATGCGGAGAAGTTCTCGGAGTATTTTG ACAACTGTCCCATGATTCACATACCTGGCTTCACGTTCCCTGTGGTAGAATATCTTCTTGAGGATGTCATTGAGAAGCTGAG GTACACCCCGGAGAGCAGCGATCGGCGCCCGCGCTGGAAGAAAGGCTTCATGCAGGGACACGTAAGCAGaccagaaaaagaagagaaagaggagctgTACAGGGAGCGGTGGCCAGAGTACTTACGGCAGCTACGGGGCAG GTATTCAGCAAGTACCATAGATGCCTTGGAAATGATGGATGATGACAAGGTTGACCTTGATCTTATAGCAGCACTTATCAGGCACATCGTTTTGGAAGAAGAG GAGGGAGCAATTCTGGTGTTTCTCCCAGGCTGGGACAATATCAGCACTCTGCATGATCTCTTGATGTCACAAGTCATGTTTAAGTCAG ataGGTTTATTATCATACCTTTACATTCATTGATGCCCACTGTTAACCAGACTCAG GTTTTTAAGAAGACCCCGCCAGGAGTACGGAAAATCGTGATTGCTACCAACATTGCAGAGACCAG catCACAATAGATGACGTCGTGTTCGTTATAGACGGTGGCAAAATAAAGGAAACTCACTTTGACACTCAGAACAACATCAGCACAATGGCAGCGGAGTGGGTTAGTAAAGCTAATGCCAAGCAGAGGAAGGGCCGAGCAGGAAG AGTTCAACCAGGCCACTGTTACCATCTCTACAATGGGCTGCGCGCAAGCCTTCTGGATGATTATCAGTTACCGGAGATCCTGAGGACGCCTCTGGAAGAGCTCTGTTTACAAATCAAG aTTCTAAAGCTTGGTGGAATTGCTTATTTTCTGAGCAAACTAATGGATCCCCCGTCTCGTGATGCTGTAATGTTGGCCATCAATCATCTAATGGAGCTG AATGCTTTGGACAGACAAGAAGAGCTGACTCCCCTGGGTGTCCATCTAGCGCGATTACCAGTCGAACCGCACATCGGAAAAATGATCCTCTTTGGAGCCTTGTTCTGCTGCTTGGACCCCGTGCTGACCATTGCAGCCAGCCTCAGCTTCAAGGACCCCTTCGTCATCCCGCTG GGCAAAGAGAAAGTAGCAGACGCAAGAAGAAAGGAACTGTCAAAGAACACTAAAAGCGATCATCTGACTGTGGTGAATGCTTTCACG GGCTGGGAAGAGACTCGGCGTCGTGGTTTCCGAACTGAGAAAGACTATTGCTGGGAGTATTTCCTGTCTGCAAATACCCTGCAG ATGCTGCATAACATGAAAGGACAGTTTGCTGAGCATCTCCTTGCGGCTGGGTTTGTGAACAGCAGAGACCCCAAGGATCCCAAATCCAATACCAACTCAG ATAACGAGAAGTTGCTCAAAGCGGTCATCTGTGCTGGCTTATATCCGAAAGTTGCAAAGATCCGTCCAAGCTttagcaaaaagagaaaaat GGTGAAAGTCTGCACCAAGACAGATGGAACAGTTAATATTCATCCTAAATCCGTTAATGTGGAAGAAACAGAGTTCCATTATAACTGGCTTGTGTACCACTTGAAGATGAGAACGAGCAGC ATCTACTTGTATGACTGTACAGAGGTGTCTCCATACTGTCTCTTGTTCTTCGGAGGAGATATATCCATTCAGAAGGACAAAGATCAGGACACCATCGCCGTGGATGAATGGATTGTTTTCCAGTCTCCAGCAAGAATAGCCAACTTAGTTAAG GATTTAAGAAAAGAGCTCGATGATCTTctacaggaaaaaatagaaaacccCCATCCCGTGGACTGGAATGACGTTAAATCCAGGGATACGGCAGTGCTGACAGCTATCATAGACTTAATCACAACACAGGAGAACGAAAGTGCCAGGAACTACGCTCCGCGGTTCCCGAGCGAGCGCTATAGTTGA
- the DHX36 gene encoding ATP-dependent DNA/RNA helicase DHX36 isoform X2: protein MSYEHRRDRGRGRGRGGDGGFSASSSSAGGHGGRGGGRGRHPSHLKGREIGLWYARKQGQKSKETDRQQRAVVRMDERREEQIVQLLNTVQTKNEKEQEAMSWWSGDEEGPAPEEPAKVKPDAEKAPVRQRPVLEKTFLDRDVEYLFEKNEQDTDLDEQLKEDLRKKKSDPRYIEMQRFREKLPSYGMRQELVNLINNNRVTVISGETGCGKTTQVTQFILDDYIERGKGSTCRIVCTQPRRISAISVAERVAAERAEACGNGKSTGYQIRLQSRLPRKQGSILYCTTGIVLQWLQSDKHLSSISHVVLDEIHERNLQSDVLMSIIKDLLNIRLDLKVILMSATLNAEKFSEYFDNCPMIHIPGFTFPVVEYLLEDVIEKLRYTPESSDRRPRWKKGFMQGHVSRPEKEEKEELYRERWPEYLRQLRGRYSASTIDALEMMDDDKVDLDLIAALIRHIVLEEEEGAILVFLPGWDNISTLHDLLMSQVMFKSDRFIIIPLHSLMPTVNQTQVFKKTPPGVRKIVIATNIAETSITIDDVVFVIDGGKIKETHFDTQNNISTMAAEWVSKANAKQRKGRAGRVQPGHCYHLYNGLRASLLDDYQLPEILRTPLEELCLQIKILKLGGIAYFLSKLMDPPSRDAVMLAINHLMELNALDRQEELTPLGVHLARLPVEPHIGKMILFGALFCCLDPVLTIAASLSFKDPFVIPLGKEKVADARRKELSKNTKSDHLTVVNAFTGWEETRRRGFRTEKDYCWEYFLSANTLQMLHNMKGQFAEHLLAAGFVNSRDPKDPKSNTNSDNEKLLKAVICAGLYPKVAKIRPSFSKKRKMVKVCTKTDGTVNIHPKSVNVEETEFHYNWLVYHLKMRTSSVRGCICVISCRSSWSRSTCMTVQRCLHTVSCSSEEIYPFRRTKIRTPSPWMNGLFSSLQQE, encoded by the exons ATGAGCTACGAGCACCGCCGGGACCGGGGCCGCGGCCGCGGCCGAGGCGGCGATGGCGGCTTCTCCGCCTCCTCCTCGTccgctgggggacacgggggccgcggcggcggccgggggcgCCACCCCAGCCACCTCAAGGGCCGCGAGATCGGGCTGTGGTACGCGCGGAAGCAGGGCCAGAAGAGCAAGGAGACGGACCGGCAGCAG AGAGCTGTTGTGCGTATGGATGAACGCAGGGAAGAGCAAATTGTGCAGCTGTTGAATACTGTCCAAACTAAAAATGAAAAGGAGCAAGAAGCCATGTCCTGGTGGTCTGGGGATGAAGAAGG ACCCGCTCCAGAAGAGCCTGCAAAAGTGAAACCAGATGCTGAAAAAGCTCCTGTGAGACAGAGACCAGTCTTAGAGAAAACGTTCCTTGATCGGGATGTGGAGTATCTCTTCGAAAAAAATGAGCAAGATACTGATTTAGACGAGCAACTTAAAGAAGACTTAAGAAAGAAGAAATCTGATCCAAGATACATTGAAATGCAG agatTCCGAGAGAAGCTTCCTTCATATGGGATGAGACAG GAACTTGTAAACCTTATAAACAACAACAGAGTAACTGTGATAAGTGGTGAAACCGGCTGTGGAAAGACAACCCAAGTCACACAGTTCATCTTGGACGATTACATCGAGCGAGGGAAGGGGTCGACGTGCAGGATCGTGTGTACGCAGCCCAGGAGGATCAGCGCTATCTCC gTGGCTGAGAGAGTTGCTGCAGAAAGGGCAGAAGCTTGTGGTAATGGCAAGAGCACAGGATACCAGATTCGGCTGCAGAG CCGGTTACCGAGGAAACAAGGTTCCATTTTATACTGTACCACAGGAATTGTCCTGCAGTGGCTCCAGTCAGATAA GCACTTGTCCAGCATTAGTCATGTAGTCCTTGATGAAATCCACGAGAGGAATCTTCAGTCAGATGTTTTAATGAGCATTATTAAAGATCTTTTGAATATTCGTTTGGATCTGAAAGTCATACTAATGAGTGCTACTTTAAATGCGGAGAAGTTCTCGGAGTATTTTG ACAACTGTCCCATGATTCACATACCTGGCTTCACGTTCCCTGTGGTAGAATATCTTCTTGAGGATGTCATTGAGAAGCTGAG GTACACCCCGGAGAGCAGCGATCGGCGCCCGCGCTGGAAGAAAGGCTTCATGCAGGGACACGTAAGCAGaccagaaaaagaagagaaagaggagctgTACAGGGAGCGGTGGCCAGAGTACTTACGGCAGCTACGGGGCAG GTATTCAGCAAGTACCATAGATGCCTTGGAAATGATGGATGATGACAAGGTTGACCTTGATCTTATAGCAGCACTTATCAGGCACATCGTTTTGGAAGAAGAG GAGGGAGCAATTCTGGTGTTTCTCCCAGGCTGGGACAATATCAGCACTCTGCATGATCTCTTGATGTCACAAGTCATGTTTAAGTCAG ataGGTTTATTATCATACCTTTACATTCATTGATGCCCACTGTTAACCAGACTCAG GTTTTTAAGAAGACCCCGCCAGGAGTACGGAAAATCGTGATTGCTACCAACATTGCAGAGACCAG catCACAATAGATGACGTCGTGTTCGTTATAGACGGTGGCAAAATAAAGGAAACTCACTTTGACACTCAGAACAACATCAGCACAATGGCAGCGGAGTGGGTTAGTAAAGCTAATGCCAAGCAGAGGAAGGGCCGAGCAGGAAG AGTTCAACCAGGCCACTGTTACCATCTCTACAATGGGCTGCGCGCAAGCCTTCTGGATGATTATCAGTTACCGGAGATCCTGAGGACGCCTCTGGAAGAGCTCTGTTTACAAATCAAG aTTCTAAAGCTTGGTGGAATTGCTTATTTTCTGAGCAAACTAATGGATCCCCCGTCTCGTGATGCTGTAATGTTGGCCATCAATCATCTAATGGAGCTG AATGCTTTGGACAGACAAGAAGAGCTGACTCCCCTGGGTGTCCATCTAGCGCGATTACCAGTCGAACCGCACATCGGAAAAATGATCCTCTTTGGAGCCTTGTTCTGCTGCTTGGACCCCGTGCTGACCATTGCAGCCAGCCTCAGCTTCAAGGACCCCTTCGTCATCCCGCTG GGCAAAGAGAAAGTAGCAGACGCAAGAAGAAAGGAACTGTCAAAGAACACTAAAAGCGATCATCTGACTGTGGTGAATGCTTTCACG GGCTGGGAAGAGACTCGGCGTCGTGGTTTCCGAACTGAGAAAGACTATTGCTGGGAGTATTTCCTGTCTGCAAATACCCTGCAG ATGCTGCATAACATGAAAGGACAGTTTGCTGAGCATCTCCTTGCGGCTGGGTTTGTGAACAGCAGAGACCCCAAGGATCCCAAATCCAATACCAACTCAG ATAACGAGAAGTTGCTCAAAGCGGTCATCTGTGCTGGCTTATATCCGAAAGTTGCAAAGATCCGTCCAAGCTttagcaaaaagagaaaaat GGTGAAAGTCTGCACCAAGACAGATGGAACAGTTAATATTCATCCTAAATCCGTTAATGTGGAAGAAACAGAGTTCCATTATAACTGGCTTGTGTACCACTTGAAGATGAGAACGAGCAGCGTACGTGGATGTATTTGTGTCATCTCTTGCCGTAGCTCTTGGAGCAG ATCTACTTGTATGACTGTACAGAGGTGTCTCCATACTGTCTCTTGTTCTTCGGAGGAGATATATCCATTCAGAAGGACAAAGATCAGGACACCATCGCCGTGGATGAATGGATTGTTTTCCAGTCTCCAGCAAGAATAG